One Solanum lycopersicum chromosome 2, SLM_r2.1 genomic region harbors:
- the LOC101244553 gene encoding protein DETOXIFICATION 9-like isoform X2 → MLRHIIKAVVEFGMCSALETLCGQAYGAGQYRKLGTFTYSAIICLFLVCIPVSVLWIFTDKLLILTGQDPSIATEAGKYAIWLIPTLFPYAILQSLVRYLQAQSLIQPMLLSAVVSLCFQVTICWAFIFKLNLGIAGAALSISLSYWLNVILLILYVKYSSVCEKTRASFSTDVFLTTGDFFRFAIPSAVMVCLEWWAFELIILLSGLFPNPMLETSVLSICFTITTVHYHIPYSFGAAASTRISNELGAGRPQAAKIALAAVIVLSATEFVLASITLFVVRNVWGYAFSYEKEVVTYVAEITPILCISIIMDGIQAVLSGVARGSGWQHIGAYVNLGAYYLVGIPAVLLLGFVFHLKGKGLWSGLVAGTTVQCISLSLVTGFTNWEKQAIEARRRIFSEKLTGKNKFIELQDIQMLESEMKL, encoded by the exons ATGTTGCGTCACATAATTAAGGCAGTCGTAGAA TTTGGAATGTGTAGTGCACTGGAGACTCTATGTGGGCAGGCCTATGGAGCAGGACAATATCGAAAACTTGGAACTTTTACTTATAGTGCTATTATTTGTCTGTTTCTGGTATGTATACCAGTCTCTGTTCTGTGGATCTTTACGGATAAACTTCTTATATTGACGGGCCAAGATCCTTCCATTGCAACTGAAGCTGGAAAGTACGCGATTTGGCTCATTCCTACACTATTTCCATATGCTATTCTTCAGTCACTTGTTCGGTATCTGCAGGCACAGAGTTTAATCCAACCAATGCTTTTAAGTGCAGTTGTATCTTTATGCTTCCAAGTTACGATTTGTTGGGCCTTTATATTCAAATTGAATTTAGGGATTGCCGGAGCAGCATTGTCAATCAGTTTATCCTATTGGTTGAATGTGATCTTGCTTATACTTTATGTGAAGTACTCATCGGTTTGTGAAAAGACTCGAGCTTCATTCTCTACAGATGTTTTCCTGACTACTGGGGACTTCTTCCGCTTTGCCATCCCATCTGCTGTAATGGTTTG CTTGGAATGGTGGGCATTTGAGCTAATCATTCTGCTCTCTGGTCTGTTTCCAAATCCGATGCTAGAAACATCCGTTCTGTCCATATG CTTTACAATCACTACTGTGCACTACCATATACCTTATTCTTTCGGTGCTGCAGCAAG TACACGGATTTCAAATGAGCTTGGAGCTGGGAGGCCGCAAGCGGCAAAAATTGCTCTCGCTGCTGTGATAGTTCTTTCAGCTACTGAGTTTGTTCTTGCAAGTATAACTCTATTTGTGGTCCGCAATGTATGGGGCTATGCATTTTCTTATGAGAAAGAAGTAGTCACCTATGTCGCAGAAATTACTCCTATTCTTTGCATATCAATCATCATGGACGGCATCCAAGCTGTACTATCAG GAGTTGCCAGAGGAAGCGGGTGGCAGCATATTGGAGCCTATGTGAACCTTGGAGCATATTATTTAGTTGGAATTCCCGCGGTTCTATTACTTGGATTTGTATTTCATCTAAAAGGCAAGGGTCTTTGGAGTGGATTGGTGGCTGGAACAACTGTGCAATGTATTTCGCTCTCCCTTGTCACAGGCTTCACCAATTGGGAAAAACAG GCCATTGAAGCAAGACGCAGAATATTTAGTGAAAAGCTTACTGGAAAAAATAAGTTCATTGAATTACAGGACATTCAGATGTTAGAGAGTGAAATGAAGCTTTAA